A DNA window from Prevotella intermedia ATCC 25611 = DSM 20706 contains the following coding sequences:
- a CDS encoding DNA alkylation repair protein: MDIENILNKIQQVEHGFQHIIDATDEILSSYSKKECFELALKLFKHDAYQVRMLATTMLGRLATEDNDALCFLKEQVGIDKNWRVQEMLAKAFDDVCRHRGYETCLPLIEEWINNDNPNVIRAATEGLRIWTSRPFFKENPSVAIALIAKNKAHESEYVRKSVGNALKDISKKHNDLIQSEVALWDLNNTLTMFTYKYATKLLKK, translated from the coding sequence ATGGATATAGAAAACATACTGAACAAGATACAGCAAGTAGAGCATGGATTTCAGCATATCATCGATGCAACCGATGAAATTCTTTCCTCATACTCAAAGAAAGAATGCTTTGAACTTGCGCTCAAGCTGTTCAAACACGATGCCTATCAAGTCCGAATGTTGGCAACAACAATGTTGGGGCGACTGGCAACAGAGGATAACGATGCACTTTGCTTTCTGAAAGAACAAGTCGGTATCGATAAGAACTGGCGCGTGCAGGAGATGCTTGCAAAAGCTTTCGATGACGTTTGCAGGCACAGAGGCTACGAAACTTGCTTACCGCTCATCGAAGAATGGATAAACAACGATAACCCAAATGTTATCCGTGCAGCAACAGAGGGCTTGAGGATTTGGACAAGTCGTCCATTCTTTAAGGAAAACCCATCGGTGGCAATTGCGCTGATTGCCAAAAACAAGGCACACGAAAGCGAATATGTGCGGAAATCGGTAGGGAACGCTCTGAAAGATATAAGCAAGAAGCACAACGACTTGATACAGAGCGAGGTTGCGCTATGGGACTTGAACAACACTTTAACAATGTTTACATACAAATATGCAACCAAGTTGTTAAAGAAATAA
- a CDS encoding SRPBCC family protein has translation MLVKANKKATFPYGLQRVWEVVTSLTNYSWRSDIEKIEVVSDTQFIETTKDGYRTVFTITKQEPCRLWEFDMENENIKGHWVGVFSGNDESTTIDFTEYIEPKKWFLLPFLKIYLRKQQAQYIKDLRKVL, from the coding sequence ATGCTGGTAAAAGCAAATAAAAAAGCTACATTCCCATACGGCTTACAGAGAGTTTGGGAGGTTGTAACCTCGCTTACCAACTACTCGTGGAGAAGCGATATTGAGAAGATTGAAGTGGTATCGGACACGCAATTCATAGAAACAACGAAGGACGGATACAGAACTGTGTTTACCATAACAAAACAAGAGCCTTGTAGATTGTGGGAGTTTGATATGGAAAACGAAAATATAAAAGGACATTGGGTGGGAGTTTTCAGTGGAAACGACGAAAGTACGACAATTGATTTCACGGAATACATCGAGCCGAAGAAATGGTTTCTACTTCCGTTTCTGAAGATATACTTGAGGAAACAGCAAGCCCAATACATCAAAGATTTAAGAAAGGTACTGTAA
- a CDS encoding IS982 family transposase, producing MITKDKVTEIFCIIDEFDKNLNVELSKNLCLPSYNSNGKRCRNRKGRLSESEIMTILVCYHFGTYRNFKEYYQNCIRGWLRHEFPAAVSYNRFVELTPRVFLKMMLFMKLHAFGRCTGITFVDSTMIPVCHNVRRNFNKVFAGLAKNGKGTMGWCHGFKLHLLCNDSGEVITFCLTGENVDDRDSRVWSVFAKVLYGKVFADRGYIKQELFESLFSQGIGLVHGLKARMKNKLMPVWDKIMMRKRYIIECINELLKNKANLVHSRHRSIHNFIMNLCSALTAYCFYENKPEALPVYVENSRQLELFA from the coding sequence ATGATTACCAAAGACAAAGTTACGGAAATATTCTGTATTATTGATGAGTTTGACAAGAATTTGAATGTTGAACTGAGTAAAAACCTATGTTTACCATCTTATAACAGCAATGGAAAACGTTGCAGGAATCGTAAGGGAAGGCTTTCTGAGAGTGAAATCATGACAATCCTTGTGTGCTATCACTTCGGTACATATCGTAATTTCAAGGAGTATTATCAGAACTGTATCCGTGGGTGGCTCAGGCATGAATTCCCTGCTGCCGTCTCCTATAACCGTTTTGTGGAACTCACGCCCCGTGTGTTCCTCAAGATGATGTTGTTCATGAAGCTCCATGCCTTCGGCAGGTGTACAGGCATAACGTTCGTTGACAGCACGATGATTCCTGTATGTCACAATGTAAGACGGAATTTCAACAAGGTCTTTGCCGGTCTTGCCAAGAACGGCAAGGGTACCATGGGCTGGTGTCATGGATTCAAGCTGCATCTGCTCTGCAATGATTCCGGTGAAGTGATAACATTCTGTCTTACAGGGGAAAACGTAGATGACAGGGACAGTAGAGTGTGGTCGGTGTTTGCAAAGGTTCTCTATGGAAAGGTATTTGCTGACAGAGGATACATCAAACAGGAACTCTTCGAGAGTCTGTTCAGTCAAGGTATCGGGCTCGTTCATGGACTTAAAGCAAGAATGAAGAATAAGCTTATGCCTGTATGGGACAAGATTATGATGAGAAAAAGATACATCATCGAGTGCATTAATGAACTGCTAAAGAACAAGGCGAACCTTGTACACTCACGACACCGGTCAATACATAACTTTATCATGAACTTATGTTCTGCCCTTACGGCGTATTGCTTTTATGAGAATAAGCCAGAGGCACTGCCGGTATATGTAGAAAATTCAAGACAGTTAGAACTATTTGCATAA
- a CDS encoding leucine-rich repeat domain-containing protein produces MRKIRFLLLPLLLMAIPQSLWAYTVHEIVSFDNGNTYYKVLVPEKENASLMFLGTKITGALKIPATINDNKGTTFKVTEVGFQSGYTSFGVTSVKLPETIIKLNNDCFKGAKLTEINIPKSVTQILETAWSAVEEVPKCTVESGHTVFESDDKGALYTKGKKELRCVPSKVMEGNSTGTYTVDGEVERICVNAFHGITNLTKIVLPKNLKDVQEKYPSIVVSTNLVEFEMPAGGTTNYRVEDGVLFNDVTKTLVCYPRAKTTAAYQVPADIKRIAVFAIMLNLHMTSLDLNNVETMEVSALYKPQKLETITIPKTLLKGTGTTGLKEGAFEECSKLKEYKVHSDNPDFTDEAGVLFSKNKDILYFYPPAKDGEKYNIPTTVKELAQKAFQGANKLKSMDIPNTVETIGVEAFRNMKELVTVNFQTPSKVKELKADVFRACDKLKEVVLPASITEIAAAFYECGELEKITIPEGSKLKTIKASAFATNKKLKNFNIEGSCDLETIESNAFANAEKLESFNFPKSVKNIELNAFSGCKNMTTVKFHDDADIEKIGAGAFADCGLTSISIPKKVKTIEREAFRSCKVLNKIDVTEFTTKIDPEAFKYCDNLTDINVSKKNEVYSSVDGYLLSKDKKELRIFPPGKANSNFTLLPPSIVKIGNYAFFDCTKLTNVTIPNKVTTIGERAFGLCKNLNTITFLCDKMINPNNINQSKNTMSFDDGSQAPEMFKNITINVRKELYSQYNAEAFYKKFKGIGQSFTEGREEYIAVSDNAVDMLSTKREDHTFVLPTSIKHEGKTYNVSLIGDYAFEGLSEKVQEVVVRKDVKYIGAKAFITSKDKNKLESTVKSVFFIESNPTKEMLSTTRFELDETGTNYSEFAPTTTIYVKKSALDTYKEKWAKTVYNKDTDKEETSKFNFTSQIDYQIKDVKISYKYGTFAREFDVDFNIYSREKSTAKIGAFVAKLGEVKPGNGDYGTSTYHIRMSSVDVNGVGNGNFGYVPAYTGVLLKALDNETTPSDFYYAIGEDDDKNYTIANNIMHGVTVNPRNVGASTVDEVIYVMQKGIFKKAMASTVSIPVHKAYAKIEGMPAGSKVEFSFSDDNTTNAIVTIDAEEKNADNAYYNLNGQRVTNPQRGIFIKGGRKVIIK; encoded by the coding sequence ATGAGAAAAATTAGATTTTTATTATTACCATTGCTGCTCATGGCAATACCCCAAAGCCTTTGGGCTTACACAGTCCATGAGATTGTTTCGTTCGATAATGGTAATACCTACTACAAAGTTCTTGTGCCAGAAAAGGAAAACGCTTCTTTAATGTTTTTGGGCACAAAAATAACTGGAGCGTTGAAGATTCCTGCTACGATAAACGATAATAAGGGAACAACTTTCAAGGTTACCGAGGTGGGTTTCCAAAGTGGTTATACTTCTTTTGGGGTTACCTCTGTAAAATTGCCTGAAACCATTATAAAGTTAAACAATGATTGTTTCAAGGGTGCGAAACTCACCGAAATAAACATTCCCAAAAGTGTAACACAAATATTAGAAACGGCATGGTCGGCGGTGGAAGAGGTTCCCAAGTGTACTGTTGAGTCTGGTCATACCGTATTTGAGTCTGATGACAAAGGCGCACTCTATACGAAAGGCAAAAAAGAACTTCGTTGCGTTCCATCAAAAGTAATGGAGGGAAATTCAACTGGCACTTATACGGTTGACGGCGAAGTGGAAAGAATTTGCGTCAATGCTTTTCACGGCATTACCAATCTTACGAAGATAGTGCTACCTAAGAATTTGAAAGACGTACAAGAGAAATACCCTTCTATTGTTGTTTCTACCAACTTGGTAGAATTTGAGATGCCTGCTGGTGGTACAACAAACTATAGAGTCGAAGATGGCGTACTGTTCAATGACGTTACGAAAACGTTGGTTTGCTATCCAAGAGCAAAAACTACTGCGGCTTACCAGGTTCCAGCTGACATCAAGAGGATTGCTGTATTTGCAATAATGCTTAATCTACATATGACTTCTCTTGATTTGAATAATGTGGAAACAATGGAAGTATCTGCACTTTACAAACCACAGAAGCTCGAGACGATTACGATACCTAAGACCCTCTTAAAAGGGACTGGAACAACTGGATTAAAAGAAGGAGCCTTTGAGGAGTGTTCAAAACTTAAAGAATACAAGGTGCATTCAGACAATCCTGACTTTACTGACGAAGCAGGCGTCCTCTTTTCTAAAAACAAGGATATCCTCTATTTCTATCCACCTGCTAAGGACGGAGAAAAGTACAATATCCCAACAACTGTTAAGGAGTTAGCACAGAAAGCCTTCCAAGGGGCAAACAAACTTAAATCAATGGATATTCCTAACACAGTGGAAACCATCGGTGTGGAAGCTTTCCGTAATATGAAAGAACTTGTTACTGTTAATTTTCAAACCCCTTCTAAAGTTAAAGAACTCAAAGCCGATGTGTTCCGAGCTTGCGATAAATTGAAAGAAGTGGTTTTGCCAGCTTCTATTACCGAGATTGCTGCTGCCTTCTACGAATGTGGGGAGTTAGAGAAAATCACAATTCCTGAAGGTTCGAAGCTGAAGACAATCAAAGCCTCTGCATTTGCGACAAATAAGAAACTCAAGAATTTCAATATTGAGGGTAGCTGCGATTTGGAAACCATTGAGTCTAATGCCTTTGCCAATGCCGAGAAACTTGAATCATTCAACTTCCCCAAGTCAGTGAAGAATATAGAACTTAATGCTTTCAGTGGTTGTAAGAATATGACCACCGTGAAGTTTCATGATGATGCAGATATTGAAAAAATTGGCGCAGGTGCCTTTGCCGACTGTGGTTTGACAAGTATCAGCATACCTAAGAAGGTGAAGACCATCGAACGCGAAGCTTTCCGTAGCTGTAAGGTTCTCAACAAGATTGATGTAACCGAGTTCACAACCAAGATAGACCCTGAAGCGTTTAAGTATTGCGACAACCTGACAGATATCAATGTAAGCAAGAAGAATGAAGTATACTCAAGCGTAGACGGCTACTTGCTGTCAAAAGACAAGAAAGAACTTCGTATCTTCCCTCCTGGAAAGGCGAACAGCAATTTCACATTGCTCCCTCCATCTATAGTGAAGATTGGAAATTACGCTTTCTTCGATTGTACCAAACTTACCAATGTTACAATTCCTAACAAGGTAACTACAATTGGTGAACGTGCTTTCGGTCTCTGCAAGAACTTGAATACTATTACCTTCCTCTGCGATAAGATGATTAATCCGAACAACATCAATCAGTCGAAGAATACAATGTCGTTCGACGATGGTTCTCAGGCTCCTGAAATGTTCAAGAACATCACCATTAACGTTCGCAAGGAACTCTATAGCCAATATAATGCCGAAGCTTTCTACAAGAAGTTTAAAGGCATAGGACAGTCGTTCACCGAAGGTCGTGAGGAATATATCGCTGTGTCAGACAACGCCGTAGATATGCTCAGCACGAAACGCGAAGACCACACCTTTGTGTTGCCTACAAGTATCAAGCATGAAGGCAAGACTTACAACGTGAGCCTGATAGGTGATTACGCTTTCGAAGGTCTAAGCGAGAAAGTTCAGGAAGTAGTGGTGAGAAAAGATGTCAAGTACATTGGTGCCAAGGCTTTCATCACCAGCAAAGACAAAAATAAGCTCGAGAGCACTGTGAAGAGCGTGTTCTTCATCGAGAGCAATCCTACCAAGGAGATGTTGAGTACCACTCGCTTCGAGTTAGACGAAACAGGAACTAACTACAGCGAGTTTGCACCAACAACCACAATATATGTAAAGAAGTCAGCGCTCGATACCTATAAGGAAAAGTGGGCTAAGACTGTCTACAACAAAGATACCGATAAGGAGGAAACGAGTAAATTCAACTTCACCTCACAAATTGATTACCAAATTAAGGACGTGAAGATCAGTTACAAGTACGGAACGTTTGCTCGTGAGTTTGACGTAGACTTCAACATCTACAGCAGAGAAAAGAGTACTGCTAAAATAGGTGCCTTCGTTGCTAAGTTGGGCGAAGTGAAGCCAGGCAATGGTGACTATGGAACCTCTACTTACCACATCAGAATGTCAAGTGTAGATGTGAACGGCGTTGGCAACGGTAACTTTGGCTATGTGCCTGCTTATACAGGCGTATTGCTTAAGGCTCTCGACAACGAAACCACACCAAGCGACTTCTACTACGCTATCGGTGAGGACGATGACAAGAACTACACCATTGCCAACAACATTATGCATGGTGTTACTGTAAATCCTCGCAATGTAGGGGCATCAACAGTCGACGAGGTTATCTATGTAATGCAGAAAGGTATCTTTAAAAAGGCTATGGCTAGCACCGTTTCTATCCCTGTACACAAGGCTTATGCCAAGATAGAAGGAATGCCTGCAGGCTCTAAGGTAGAGTTCTCTTTCTCTGACGATAACACTACAAATGCCATTGTAACGATTGACGCAGAAGAGAAGAACGCTGATAACGCTTACTACAACCTCAATGGTCAGCGTGTTACAAATCCTCAGCGTGGTATCTTCATTAAGGGCGGACGCAAGGTTATCATCAAGTAA
- a CDS encoding four helix bundle suffix domain-containing protein — MKEQQDDKQGAQKGVLRQSVPYNKLFFYQKADAIYQLTYVFCQRFLPKYGDRTVDQMVQAARSGKQNIVEGIEDGSTSTEMELKLLNVARSSLQELREDYDDYLHTRCLTRWTPEHSRYNAMLDFCKRHNKAGDYLLYANKWTAEEFCNTLLTLCHITDKMMCSYLARLEKQFVEQGGIKERMYAARTGYRKAQEELLKRLQAENVQLKAEVEKLKAELAKR; from the coding sequence ATGAAAGAACAACAAGATGATAAACAGGGGGCACAGAAAGGCGTTTTGCGGCAGAGTGTGCCCTACAACAAACTATTTTTCTATCAAAAGGCAGATGCCATATACCAACTGACGTATGTATTTTGTCAGCGTTTTCTGCCCAAATATGGCGACCGTACAGTAGACCAAATGGTGCAGGCCGCACGTTCGGGCAAGCAAAACATTGTAGAAGGAATAGAAGACGGCAGCACTTCGACAGAGATGGAGCTCAAGCTGCTCAACGTGGCTCGCAGTTCGCTGCAGGAGTTGCGCGAAGACTATGACGACTATCTGCACACGCGTTGTCTTACACGATGGACGCCTGAGCATTCGCGCTACAATGCTATGCTCGATTTCTGCAAGCGGCACAACAAGGCGGGAGATTATCTGTTGTACGCCAATAAGTGGACAGCCGAGGAGTTTTGCAATACGTTGCTTACGCTCTGCCACATAACAGACAAGATGATGTGCAGCTATCTTGCTCGTTTAGAAAAGCAGTTTGTGGAGCAGGGAGGCATTAAGGAGCGTATGTATGCTGCCCGCACGGGGTATAGGAAAGCGCAAGAGGAACTGCTGAAAAGGCTGCAAGCCGAGAATGTGCAGCTGAAAGCAGAGGTGGAAAAACTGAAGGCAGAGTTGGCGAAGCGGTAG
- a CDS encoding bifunctional methionine sulfoxide reductase B/A protein — MTTRTFTRPDDATLRRQLTAEQYAVTQQAATERPFTNQYDNEFRPGIYVDITTGEPLFSSTDKYDSGCGWPAFSKPIDKRLVVEKADNSHGMQRTEVKSRTGNAHLGHVFNDGPSDKGGLRYCINSASLRFVPLAEMEKEGYGEYTKLLRREKEIYVAGGCFWGTEHYIKQVKGVLSTEVGYANGNTKNPTYKEVCTDATGFAEAVHIKYDPDVVSLDFLVKLYFVSIDPTSHNQQGNDRGSQYRTGVYYTDPADRAIIKKVFDAEERKHSVPLEVELLPLKNFYPAEEYHQDYLEKNPTGYCHLPSSLFEYARKAKQR; from the coding sequence ATGACAACAAGAACATTCACACGACCCGACGACGCAACGCTGCGCCGCCAACTCACAGCCGAACAGTATGCCGTTACACAGCAAGCGGCTACGGAGCGACCGTTTACCAACCAGTACGACAACGAGTTTCGCCCAGGCATCTATGTAGACATTACCACGGGCGAGCCGCTATTCTCGTCTACCGACAAATACGACTCTGGCTGCGGCTGGCCTGCATTCTCGAAGCCTATCGACAAACGTCTCGTGGTAGAGAAAGCCGACAATTCGCACGGTATGCAGCGCACCGAAGTGAAGAGCCGAACGGGCAATGCCCACCTCGGACACGTGTTCAATGACGGTCCTTCCGACAAGGGCGGACTGCGCTACTGCATCAACAGTGCGTCGCTGCGTTTCGTTCCGCTTGCCGAAATGGAAAAGGAAGGCTACGGAGAGTACACCAAATTGTTGCGCCGAGAGAAGGAAATATACGTGGCTGGCGGCTGTTTCTGGGGCACAGAACACTACATAAAGCAGGTGAAGGGCGTGCTGTCTACCGAAGTGGGCTATGCCAACGGCAACACAAAGAACCCCACCTACAAGGAAGTATGCACCGATGCCACAGGCTTTGCCGAAGCCGTACACATAAAGTACGACCCCGACGTGGTTTCGTTAGACTTCCTTGTGAAGCTCTACTTCGTGTCTATCGACCCTACAAGCCACAATCAGCAGGGCAACGACCGCGGCTCGCAATATCGCACAGGGGTCTACTACACCGACCCTGCCGACCGTGCTATCATTAAAAAGGTGTTCGATGCAGAAGAGCGCAAGCACTCTGTGCCCCTCGAAGTGGAACTCCTTCCGCTCAAGAACTTCTACCCTGCCGAGGAATACCACCAAGACTATCTTGAGAAAAATCCCACAGGGTATTGCCACCTACCCTCTTCGCTCTTTGAATATGCAAGGAAGGCGAAGCAGCGGTAA
- a CDS encoding ferritin → MDINKTMQDAFNKQIEAELWSSNLYLGMAFWFKKEGWNGFANWLFKQADEEREHALDMANYLVTRGGVPTMSAIPAVKNDWKDAKEVFEAVLKHEQHVTDLINKLADVADEEKDRASQNFVAKYIDEQVEEEKNVRDILLLFKQMPMHTLAHIDRKVGERE, encoded by the coding sequence ATGGACATTAACAAAACAATGCAAGATGCATTCAACAAGCAGATTGAAGCCGAACTTTGGTCGTCTAATCTCTATTTAGGTATGGCTTTTTGGTTCAAGAAAGAGGGCTGGAACGGTTTTGCAAACTGGTTGTTCAAGCAGGCAGACGAAGAAAGAGAGCACGCACTCGATATGGCAAACTATCTGGTAACTCGTGGCGGTGTGCCTACAATGAGTGCAATTCCTGCTGTAAAGAACGATTGGAAAGATGCCAAGGAGGTGTTCGAGGCTGTGTTGAAGCACGAACAGCACGTTACCGACCTTATCAACAAGTTGGCAGATGTTGCTGACGAGGAGAAAGACCGTGCATCGCAGAACTTCGTAGCGAAGTATATCGACGAACAGGTAGAGGAAGAGAAGAACGTACGAGACATTCTCTTGCTCTTCAAGCAAATGCCAATGCACACACTCGCACACATCGACCGCAAGGTTGGCGAGCGCGAATAG
- a CDS encoding Mrp/NBP35 family ATP-binding protein encodes MALYPKLITDALEQVMYPGTKKNLIESEMLADDIRIDGNKVSFTLVFPRETDPFMKSTIKAAEAQIHYSVGKDVEVEINTEFKSAPRPEVGKMLPQVKNVIAVSSGKGGVGKSTVSANLAIALARLGYKVGLLDTDVFGPSMPKMFGVEQERPFAVEKDGRQLIEPIEKYGVKLLSIGFFVNPDTATLWRGSMACNALKQLIADADWGELDYFILDTPPGTSDIHLTLLQTLAITGAVIVSTPQNVALADARKGIDMYRNEKVNVPILGLVENMAYFTPAELPNNKYYIFGKDGAKNLAKEMNCPLLAQIPLVQSICENGDKGEPSAVDIDSVTGQAFINLAQAVVTVVNRRNKEQDPTKIVKVSQQ; translated from the coding sequence ATGGCACTATATCCAAAACTCATTACCGACGCATTGGAGCAGGTAATGTACCCCGGAACAAAGAAAAACCTCATAGAAAGCGAAATGCTTGCCGACGATATACGCATCGATGGAAACAAAGTGAGCTTCACTTTGGTGTTTCCACGCGAGACTGACCCCTTTATGAAGTCTACCATCAAGGCTGCCGAAGCGCAGATACACTACTCGGTGGGCAAAGATGTGGAAGTAGAAATAAACACCGAATTCAAGTCTGCGCCACGCCCTGAGGTGGGCAAAATGCTGCCGCAGGTGAAGAATGTAATCGCCGTCAGTTCGGGAAAAGGCGGCGTGGGCAAGAGCACCGTATCTGCCAATCTCGCCATTGCCTTGGCTCGCTTGGGCTACAAGGTGGGCTTGTTGGACACCGACGTGTTCGGTCCCAGTATGCCGAAGATGTTTGGCGTAGAACAGGAACGCCCTTTCGCCGTAGAGAAAGACGGCAGGCAACTCATCGAACCCATCGAAAAGTATGGCGTGAAGTTGCTTTCCATCGGCTTTTTCGTAAACCCCGACACCGCAACGCTGTGGCGTGGCAGTATGGCTTGCAACGCTTTGAAGCAGCTGATTGCCGATGCCGACTGGGGCGAGTTGGACTATTTCATTCTCGATACGCCTCCGGGCACGAGCGACATTCACCTCACGCTTCTCCAAACTTTGGCTATCACGGGCGCAGTCATCGTTTCTACCCCGCAAAACGTGGCACTTGCCGATGCGCGTAAGGGCATAGATATGTACCGAAACGAAAAGGTGAATGTGCCAATTCTTGGTTTGGTGGAGAATATGGCGTACTTCACGCCTGCCGAACTGCCCAACAACAAGTATTACATCTTCGGCAAAGACGGTGCAAAGAACCTCGCCAAGGAAATGAACTGTCCGCTTTTGGCACAGATTCCGTTGGTACAGAGCATCTGCGAGAACGGCGACAAGGGCGAGCCATCGGCAGTAGACATCGACAGCGTAACGGGTCAGGCATTCATAAACCTTGCACAAGCTGTGGTTACGGTGGTGAACCGACGCAACAAGGAGCAAGACCCTACGAAGATAGTGAAGGTGTCGCAGCAGTAA
- a CDS encoding SPFH domain-containing protein — protein MEKKEFAFKGSVINGFVMLVLVLAAFIGGVASAIYGFILLDDDQNGGIWLALAAVLLLSFLFCACGFVKIEPNEARVMMFFGQYKGTFTEVGFHWVNPFINTKKLSFRARNIDAEPIKVNDKTGNPVMIGMMLVWRLKDTYKAIFEIDSETMAGSSEEISTKAAVGNIMEAFERFVRIQGDAALRHVAGQYAYDNLDDDGEAQTLRDNSEEINKLLEQTLDERLEMAGIEIIEARINYLAYAPEIAAVMLRRQQASAIISAREKIVEGAVSMVDMALKKLDKENIVELDEDKKAAMVSNLMVVLCSESATQPVVNSGTLNM, from the coding sequence ATGGAAAAGAAAGAATTTGCATTTAAAGGAAGTGTAATAAACGGTTTTGTTATGCTCGTACTCGTTCTTGCAGCCTTTATAGGTGGTGTGGCAAGTGCGATTTATGGTTTTATATTGCTGGACGACGACCAAAACGGCGGAATCTGGCTTGCTCTTGCTGCGGTGCTGCTGCTGAGTTTCCTCTTTTGTGCCTGCGGTTTCGTGAAGATAGAACCCAACGAGGCGCGCGTTATGATGTTCTTCGGACAATACAAGGGAACCTTCACCGAGGTGGGTTTCCACTGGGTAAACCCTTTCATCAACACCAAAAAGCTGTCGTTCCGTGCACGCAACATCGACGCTGAGCCTATCAAAGTGAACGATAAGACGGGCAACCCCGTTATGATTGGTATGATGTTGGTGTGGCGACTCAAAGATACGTACAAGGCAATCTTTGAGATTGACTCTGAGACAATGGCTGGTTCAAGCGAAGAGATAAGCACAAAAGCAGCTGTAGGCAACATTATGGAGGCGTTCGAACGCTTCGTGCGCATACAGGGCGATGCTGCCTTGCGCCACGTGGCAGGTCAATACGCCTACGACAACCTCGACGACGACGGCGAGGCACAAACCCTCCGAGACAACAGCGAAGAGATAAACAAACTGTTGGAGCAGACTCTCGACGAGCGTTTAGAGATGGCTGGCATCGAGATTATAGAGGCTCGCATCAACTATCTTGCGTACGCTCCAGAGATTGCCGCCGTTATGTTGCGCCGCCAACAGGCAAGTGCTATCATCTCTGCACGCGAGAAAATCGTAGAAGGAGCAGTGTCAATGGTGGATATGGCACTGAAAAAGCTCGACAAGGAAAACATTGTAGAGCTTGACGAGGACAAGAAAGCAGCCATGGTGAGCAACCTTATGGTGGTGTTGTGCAGCGAAAGCGCAACCCAACCTGTTGTAAATTCGGGCACGCTGAATATGTAA
- a CDS encoding HutD family protein → MEITTQEQYQTTMWKGGTTRQIFISPADGDLAARRFDLRISSAIIELTESDFSDFTGFTRYILPLEGEITLLKDGRRILLSHNELYRFEGNEVVSSENTKGAIDFNIIVRHGIDVEVGIVQDECFSDSRKTVVFALEDIFVDGERIGKHDTATLAKPFCLKGKAAIARFSE, encoded by the coding sequence ATGGAAATAACAACCCAAGAACAGTACCAGACCACAATGTGGAAGGGCGGAACTACACGACAGATATTCATCAGCCCCGCTGACGGCGACTTGGCGGCACGCCGCTTCGACTTGCGCATATCGTCTGCCATCATCGAACTGACGGAAAGCGACTTCTCCGACTTCACGGGCTTCACACGCTACATACTCCCCTTGGAGGGCGAAATAACGTTGTTGAAAGACGGACGCCGCATACTGCTGTCGCACAACGAATTATACAGGTTTGAAGGCAACGAGGTTGTAAGCTCTGAAAACACAAAGGGGGCTATCGACTTCAACATTATCGTGCGGCACGGCATAGACGTTGAAGTGGGCATCGTGCAGGACGAATGCTTCAGCGACAGCCGAAAAACGGTGGTATTTGCCCTCGAAGACATCTTCGTAGACGGCGAACGCATCGGCAAACACGACACTGCCACCCTCGCAAAACCATTCTGCTTGAAGGGCAAAGCCGCTATCGCAAGATTCTCCGAATAG